AAGGAAATCATCAAGCAAGAAACAGACAACAATCCCAAAGGAGAACATCAACAAGGAGAACATTGATGTTGTGAAGAAGGTGAAGAAAAACAAGAATGTCATTGATGAGGGTACCATGCAGAATTTGGAAGATTTGAGCCTAAGGAAACTAATGAAGCTAACCAAGATGTTTAACAAACTAGAGATCAATGACAAGATGAAGAACAAAGAAGATGATAATCTCAATAAGGTGAGGTTATTTTCACTCTCCAAGTAACATAGAAATAGTGCTTTGAAATGGTTCAGTGATAGTAATTtggttttttattatattttttatgagCGCAGCAGCCATTTGGGAAGAGCAGAACAGCCTTGCAATCATTGCCACAGAATTGTATGAACAATGAAGAAGCAGAGAAGCAAAACTGAAACAAGCATGTGATAATGATGATGAAGGGATTCAAACCTTGGTTTGCTGGTCTccaatgggttttttttttttttttctagcaAAACTGGAAAAACAAtgatgttttgttttttttttttttcattttacagTCCATTATTTTGCTAATAATGAGTCCTAAGATGTAAGAGAGACCTTTTTATTTGGCTCATCAACATCAAAAAGATGTTTTACAGTTCCGTCTTTGATTTTCTCTCATAAAGATGTTTTACAATTTCATCTTTGATTTTCTCTCCAACACTTGCGTTTACAATATAATACAAGGCACTATTACACAGTTCATTATCTTGCCTTCTCTATAATATAGTCCTCCACTTTCTTTGCAAATCTGGGTTAATTTTTAACTGCATTCCAACCTTTCCAAACTGTAAAAATTTATGGGTAAAAAGAACTCTACCAAAGTAAATTGATACTCtacaaaaatcaaagcaattcGATCCCTATCAATTTCAAAAAAATGTAAACAATCAAGTGGGGCATCAATGTTTTTCATCAATTGGTATAAACatatcaatttgatcttaattttaacattttaaaatagGCCAAAAATATCAATCAAAATTATTTACtaacttttaaaattgacaaaattaaattattttaatttttttaaaaattaatttattcaaatttaaaattgaaaaggTTAAAGAAATCTTTTTACCTACAATCAAGTTGCATATATTCATGTAAGGTGTTTGATGACACCTCATCAACCTAAAcatgatattaaaaatataatgatGACATAGCCATTTCACAAATCTATCACGTTTCAAGTAGTTGAAGCATGTATGGGTGAGAGACATAGTGGATTAGCATCATCATCATTTTATTTGGTTTCCTCTTAAGCAGTCAAAAGCTAACTTGAAACATGTGACAGATTTGCTAAATGGGATTCTTATTTATCTGTGctcattttttctatttttttctgattttcctttttctgaatttttatatttttaaaatttgagcatttaaatagtgaataattaGTTTAACCAGTTCAAtcatcaatccaatttgaaaactCAATAAACTATTATGTGGAAAGAGATTTTATTAAACATTAATTTTTAAAGTACAGAATAAAAATAGATTATGCCCAAACTGAGGACACTTGTAATTATAtctaaaaagattaaattttagCATAACCTGAACTATTAGCAACTAAAAGAAAGTGAAGTTCATATATGCTTAAAAGCATGTTTTTCCCGTGTTGCGAAAATCAAATAGAAGGTGGATCTTTGGATATAATCATTATTTAAGGATTTGTTTACTGTTTGAAGCTGAACTCTTAAGAAATTTTAGATGGCTTGGCTCTCCTATAAAAGCGGGGCTTGGATAAAGTGTGAATCCAAATTGATAATTTAGAAGTAGCCAAGACCATTCAACATAGTCAGTTAGTAAATTCGAATTCAACCTTACCTGAGAGAATCTTTCAATTGGTAGTCTGTTGGatattaaaaaattaagcatTAAAACTAGAATTGTAGATTCACTAGCTAAAATGATCATAACGCTCAAGGATCgtaacattcaaattttcataggAAATAGATAGTAACGttcaaattttctcaaaattttctcTAATACAGATAGGAATGCTTTTGTTTTATATTAGTTCAATGTAATGTGGTGTTTATTTCTTCACCAAAAAGAAAAGCACCTCTTTTCCCCGAATTAAAGAATGAAAAAATATTATAAGTAaatttaaatattgtataaaaaatccCAATAAATTGAAAACTCTGTTAATATTAAGCTAATAATGCACCTTTTAGTTCACTACTAAAAAATCATTCACCAACATTAAAATATGTGTATTGATCCATCAAAGCAGTTCCAACTAGTTTGGCATCCTAAAAACCAAGGTTTTTTTCCAAGTAATGAGAGATGAACCAATATCCCGAAGGCCACATTGTAGAAGTTCGACCTCAGGTTCAGTCCAACCGGCTGATTTTTGCATATGCATAAGCCTTAAAGGTTTgcttggtagaaaaggcaaataaaAAAAAAGCATAGTAAAAGAAAATTACAATGAATATTACATAACATTGGGGAGTGGTTTTTAAGGCAAATTGATTACAAAAGTAAAAAgagttccttttttttttcttttttttttgtatctACATTAATAATATTCACCTAGAAGGTAACTCTGTTGGTTGTTTAACAGTTAATGAAGGATTAGATGAATTTGATGGATTATGGGATCCATTATCTTGAGAGGGTTCGATTACGTGAACCGCTCCATCACTCATCCCGAGAGCAAACTGGTTTGGTTCCGATGGGTGAGCTGCTATGACCACGGCGTAGGCTGCACCGTTGCTGCCACTGGAGAAAGTTcatttttttgtcaatgtttgcTGTTAAAACAGTTGTACGTAAAACTACTATATGTTACGAACAACTACAATATATGCTACCTGACGGATAACGAAGGTATGTAAGCCGAAGGTGCTATTCGACATCTGAGTCTCAAGTTATCGGAATCAAAAACTCCAATGGCACCGTCACAAAAACCGGCATAAACCAGTGAGCCATCGCAAGAATATATTGCACTCGAAATGGGAGCATTTAATGACTCTTTTGGAGACCACTGCAAAAATGAAGATCAGCTGTTTATAAAATCATACGATCAAAAGGggtattgaaaatgaataaaaacaatatatcgaaaatgaataaaaacaatatatatgATTTTCATGCATAGACAACGCTAAAAACTCGTCCAAATAATAACTGGAAACATTCAACGAGCAAATAAAAACTTGCTGAAAAAATATACTACTGTTATTCCAAAGAGCAAAGGTCacggtaaaagtaccatgaaagCCCCTGAGTCAAGATTACATTTTGCCCCCTCTACCCAGAAAACAGACAAATTAGTCCATATACACTAAATCAAAAAGCAacctttctattaaaaatttcatctttgTACCGTTGAAAACTGATATGGTTGATGAAATAATAGGACAATGACATGTGGCTTGCCACGCATACCTCATACTACCATATAAGgaccaatttttaatagtagtTTTAAATGAGATTTTTAACAGAAAGatcagtttgctctttgatctaacagaGATTAATTTGCCCATTTTAGAGGGGGCAAAATGCAACCCGACTCTTAGTATAGAGGCCTctatggtaattttaccaaaagacCAAAACTCAAGTTCGGACCTTCAGACAGGGTAGATCCCGATAATAGTAATAACTGATGTTTTTGTTACCTTATTCCCACATTAGTCATGTTCTTGTAAAAGAGTTCCCCAAAGAAATATGATAAACTACAATACAAGGAAAATAATGCGAGGCAAACAACTTACCGAGCGTAAACATTCAAGCTTGCTGTCATAAATGGCTATTTGGCTCTCGTGGACAACCAATAGATGAGTTTGGTCATTGTGAAACTGGACTTTGGTTTCTCCTGCAAGCGGAGATTGACGACCAGCCGGAGCTTGTATGAACCTCGATTTTTTTTTCTCCCATCCATCTATGCTCCAAACACATAACTGCAAGTGAAATGAAGTCATATTAAACAGTTAAATTATGTATAAGAAAACTGTAAAATTGACAGTTGTCCCATGTTACTCGAACTGGGGGTGAATCTTGGATATGGGTATGTCCCATGTTACCCAATACGTTGAACATGGCTTTCAGACACGGCATTATACAATATTCATTCAATCAATAACTAACCTGTGCATCAGCCCCTGAAGACACCAGAGAATTCAAAGTTTGTGAAAAGGCAAGTCCGGTTATCCGATTTTGGTGGCCCTTGAGTTTGGTTTTGACCTGCAAAAAACAACATCAGAGCATCAGGCCAGAAGCTGAATATTATTAGGGAAATGATACAATTAGCTTTTGGCTTCCTGTGAAATATTTTAGCTTCGGCACCATTGTTGCAACAACCATGAGGACGGTGGTTCAAGCATACTTAACCACGTATTATCCTCCGATTTAAGGGTTTGGGGGTTATGAATAGTAGGACTTGtataaaaaatgctaaaaaggattTAGTAAATGCAACACATTAGCATTTTCCTACTCCAACAAAGTTGTCCTAACCACATATAAATCGAGAAGTTTCTATGTAAATAGAAGCTAAAAAATTATGTTTCACCTCATCGACTCGGACGTTGTATATTTGAATTGTGGAGTCTTCCATGCCAATCGCGATAATATTATTGTCTTGTGGATGAAATGCCAAGAACGTGGCTTCCGGAGGAGGGGACATAAAGGTGGTCATCACCTGTAAAGAATTAACCCACTGTGTAAGCAATGTCAAAAACTTCAATCAACATATAACAGGAAACAAGTGAAAACTGCATTCGTAGACCTTGAATGTCATCATGTTGAACAAAGAAACCTTCCCTCCCGAGGCAGACATAACATAAGAATCATTTTTAGATAATGCAATGCACGCAGCAGATTCTTCAGCAGGTTTAGTCTCGTTTATATCATTTGTCATAGGAGTGCCACTAGGTGGCTGCCACAATTGCGGTGCAACATATGCAGTAGCCTTCAAGGTTTAGAGATGAATgaaatattagaaaatatatgtTAATAACTAAGAAATACGGCTTTTCTCATTTTAAGACACGAGACACACCTTGCCTAAGGGACTCCTTTCACTACGCTGCCATTTCCAAAGCTTGTGAACAGCATTCGATGCAAGGGCCAAAAGAGCAAGACCAGAGTTGGTATATAACAACCTCACAACCTGCAATCAATGATTGGTAACCCTCGATTACGGGAATATAGAAACCTAGAAGTTGGATAAAAAATATAGAACAATTACGTTTGTGAATACATGAAGATATACACATGTAAAATTTATGCCTAATGTACTAAAATCCGAGAACTAATCACATTCTTCTAAGTACCTACCTTTCCTGCTGTTATGGCATCAGATAATCGCAGGACTTTCAGGTGAGAGGGATCAATAATGTCAGGAATTCGCCAGCCCTTTATCTTGTCTGCGTCATCGGAAATTCGTGGCTTAACATCAACAAGCCGGCTGTTGTCCATTGTACCCTGCGAATGACACCCAAATGAAATTACAAACCCTGGTAAGACCGAAGATAAAACGCAACTGAAACAGCAGGTTGAACTTACAAGACTGCTAATGGATACAGCAGTTGGGACTCTATCAGGGCGTTCAAGGGATGGTGGAATGGCAGCATTTCCCACAGGACCAAGTGCGTTAATGATCAATGGCTGTGCAAAACAAATGTATGAATTTACATAGCATTGCGAAACCCGAGGAATAATTAAAACCGAAGCAGAACTACCTTAGAATTGACAGGTTCAGAAGGGCCTCGACTTTTATCAACGCCCCTACTCTCCAACATTCGTATCAAGCGTGAACCATCACTGTTAGCCAAGATTTTGATACCATTATCACTAGTTGTAACAGCCAACAACGACCCTTCCTTGTTGAACCTTAGTCTTGGACTGGCctgtaaaaggattaaaatggatTATTACAACAAGCAACTTAAACCTACTTGTGGGGAAAAAACTGTAACAATACTAACAGGCAACCCGCCGTCTGCGTCAACAGCTGTCAACATGGCAGCATTATCCATGTCCCAAAACTTAATTTGGAATTCATCGCCGGCTGCTAAGAACCTGTTCCTTGTTGTGTCGAACTGGACAACACCTAATGAACGCTTCCTAAAACCAGAATATGTTCTTTTGATTGCTCCTTCACTCTCATTCCACTCGACTAAATGGGATTCACCGTCTTTACTTGTTCCACAAGAGAAAAGCCTACGGGAATAAATCCAAGTTTTTGATCATATGTATATCAAGCTTGAACataaataacatcaaaataagccTTAAAACAAGATCAGACACCATCTAATATGAACTATTTTTCAGGGTCAGACGAACCAAGGGAAAATAAATTACAATCTTCTTAATTTGAAATAGTTCCGATGCATCTAAAACACGAATAATGCAAGGTTAATTATGTACATGTATACGTGGAAACATGCCAAGACTTCCAAATAAatatgtgtatatttatatatgaaagtGCCATCTCTCCAACAAATTAACATTTTTACCTAGTTCCATCAGCGCTATAAGCCATTGTCGTACACCAAAGTCCAGGAGCATCATAGTCCACTCTAGACCCCAAGCAATCATATAACCAAGCTTTAATCTTCCCATCAATGGCAGTGGAGAAAATAAACTGCTCATAGAGAAACAGTTTGTAAACTATGAGGATGGAAATGAAATTTTCAGGCCAAAATTCTGCGGAACAACCATGAACGAATACCAAGAAGCAGAAACAAAGAGTAGAATGGTAATAGTAATTTCTAATTCAGATTTACCTGAATAGTTTCCTTATAATGAGGGCAAACAGAATATACAGGAGCTTCATGGCCTTCAAAAATATGAAGTCTACGTCCACCTACAGTATCCCATACCtgccaaacacaaaatatttcaaTATCAATAAACACATTTTGTTCAACCTACAATTATTAAATAGGGTCAAAAGTTAATACCTTGATCGTCTTATCGTCACCACAAGTAATGATACAAAATTGCTTGTTGGGATAAGCAAATGCTATGTCGTTAACACCTCCAACATGAGCATCAATCTAAAAGATATAATAAGCTGTTCATGACCTTCTTCTTTGTGAATTCCAGTGTATATTGTTACATGTGATAGGCTTACCTCCAAATGCGATCTTAATTCTCCAGTTGAATTATACTGATATATCTGGACTATATGTTTTGAAAATGCAACACCTATAGAAAAAGCAATATTTGATTCAAGAACATATAAAAGCAACTTCGAGGAAGGGAAGACAGGGAGACCAAACAGTATTCAAGTTTCAAGCGAAGCTTACCAAGCATAAGTCCATCAGGTGCCCAAACACATCGGTTGACTGATATCACAGCGTCGTTCAATAGAGCAGTCTGGTGTAGAATAAAGACAGAAAGATCAATGTTAGGTCAAAGGTTACTGATATCAGATCATCATTCAAGTACCAAGCATATCTTTGTCTGTGCTTTATATGCTAGGAAGGTATAATTGGTAAGAATTGACAAAGAATGATGAATTGGTATAACCAGAAGAAATTGTAGAGTACCTGCAAAGGCATGGAAGCAGCTGAGATATCCCAAACTTTGAACAGTTTATGGGCCAATCTTTCCCGAGATCCTACTTCCCAAAGGCTGATGTCACCAACATTCGTGCCaactaaaataaaaagtaaatccATCAACACGTGCTAAAATTTTTAGAAGTTCATAGCAAAGTGacatgaagaagaaaaaatatatatttacctAGGAGAATAGTTTGTTGATGAGGATGAAAGTCCATGCTCATGACATTAGAGCCTTGATTAAGAGCACGCACAACGGTTTTGGGAATGTCATCTTGTGAGTACACATTGGGAGTATGTGCGATACCAGAAAAGGATACCTTCAGAAGCCATTGTATTTAAATGAGTAAAAAAAACTGAGGAAACCCGGGAAATTGCACAATATATCCATACCTCGTCAGGTTGGCCAGTACGAATGCGCTTCATCAAATGATCTGAATCGGCTGACTGATAATCCATTCCTGGCATACCAGATGGTGTCCTCGGATGCTTAAGGAATGCAGCTGAACCATCGAGGCAAAAAATAGTCAAATAATGCAAGTTTGCCGAAACATTATTATAAAAGACACCAAAAACCAATTGCATTGTTCCTACCTGCATTAGAAGGCTGGACAAGACCAGGAGGACCTGCCGCCACAGCAGCTGCATGAGGTAAAGAAGGATTACCACTTGAGATCCACCCCGCAATAGCACCAGAAGATGGGGAAACGACAGGCTGAAATGGCTGCACATCGGAGTCATCcaagaattttttttaagaatgATGTATGTATTTTGTATGAGAAAAAATAATGCAAAATACTTACAACATGAGCACCGATGGGAGGGAATGCCCCAGCCTTGGGAATTGGTCCGACAAGAGGACTGCTAGTTGGTGGAGGAGGACGAGCACCATTAGTAGAGGGAGAACAAGAATGATCCATAAAAAGAGTTTTAATGTCAGGGTTTGGACGAGGATTCTTGCAAAGCTGATGCTGCCAATTCAGACTGAAAAATTCAACAGAGAAAAATGAGCTCACGGAGACCGTACCAATCTAGAGTCAATTGTATCAATTGTTCTATGTACCATTTCCACAAGTATCAAGGTATTAACACGGAAACACTCAAAACGACCATAGAATAAGTAAAAGTCACCTCTGGTTTATTAAGGTCCTCAGTCGTGAACTTTTAAAAGCTGGGAATGCAAGCTTATCGCGAAATAAGGGATTTGCTTCAATCAGCTTCTTAAGCTCTACAAGCATGATATTCCGAGCAGATTTCGTGTCACCATATTTTGAAAGCTGCTCATTTTGTCTGATAACATAATACAAACAGAAAATTTAGCATAAAATCAAGTAGCAATTAAGAACAAAGGAATGCAAGAGTACACACCTAAAGTTATCAAGAGTAAGCAACTGCGTAATCTCTTTAAAAAGTTCCTCGTTAAAGGATGCAAAAACCTTCAGATCCTTTACAAGAATTTCAACAGCCTTTGCTCGATCCTGCCTGGTAGAAGATAATGCATAGATTAATCCAACCATACAAAAGAAATATGACCCTTTGCATTATCTTTGACGCCATTCACTTCAGAAAGTTATAAGTGCACGAAACACATAGTTCGTGAATCCTAAACATCAACAAACAAGAGATTAACAGCAATACAATAAGTGCTCACCTGTCGAGAGCTTCCAAATACTTCTGCTTTCTAATTTCAAAGAAAATCTTCATCGAGTAACGGTTATCTTCAACCTTAGTGAACCCACATAGATATCGCTCGACTTCATCCCATTCACCAGCCTGGACTTGATCTTCAAAATGTTTCATATTGAAGAAAAAACCAGACTCTTGTTCTAACCTATAATTCGAGCACACCATGCAAAACAAGAGATTAAACAAGGACTCGAAATCTAGTCAAAGTCACTGAACTAAAAAGCCTACCACAAAAGGGTACCAATGCTTTTTTAGCTACTAACAGAGCACATTTCTATATTGCTAATCAAAATATCCATGATTTCTCACCATTTGcaacacaaaaaataaaaaaaggcatTAACTACAAGGCTTTTAACAAATCACATAACATGATCTTAAAAAAAACACTCTTATGGCATAATCTTCTAACCCATCTCAAAAgccaaaaaaaaacaaagaaaattaacATGAATCAATATAGCAAAATGAAATAATCAACTTACTTATGAACAGTTTCCTTGAATTTTTCCTCATCAAGGAACTGTAATATCAAAAAGACCAGCTCCCTACTTAAGGAAGACATTGTCCCGGGTACTCCTAATCGCTCCAGCTCAAATATTAATGGTGAACcaagaaattaattttttaaaactaaCCCAAAAAACCACCacaccaaacaaaaaaaaaaaaaaaaacctaacaatTCATTAAGACCCTAAGAAAATACCCAGAAAATGGCATTTCTTTAACTGCCTTCAAAATCACTCATTAAACACTCCAATTTCACTTTTCCCAACTAATAAGCTGCAAATCAAAATACCAATTCTGgccgaaacaaaaaaaaaaaaacccaaattattaaaaacaataaataagcAAAAGAACCCTTTAAAAAAACCCCCCCTTTTTTTCAACCTTTCACATAAACCCTAATTTCATTTCACCTTAAATAAAAGAGTGTGAGAGAGTTAACTAAAGCTTGAACTTCACTCACAACAACACCAAAAGTCTGAAACTTCTAAGCTTtactagagaaaaaaaaaattaaaaagagtaAAGTTTTGGCCTTTGCTGTAGCACCATGAAAGAGCAAgcagagtaaaaaaaaaaaaactaaaaacaagGTTAGGGTTCTTTTTTCCTTGTTTTTTTTCTACAACAACCTTAACTTTTgtctgaaaaaaaaattaaaaaaaaaaaggggaaaactcAAACTTTGATTCTCTTTCTCTGTCTGTATCTTTTTGTTTGTGAGATTAGGACAAAGCTCTGTTggactttttttttccttctttttttctttttatgtctCTCATACAAATACAAAATTGTCCGATTAAGTGGTATGACAGTTGGATGCTCTTTCAAATAATAGCAATGCTAGAATCTATAGAGTTTCAATGGTGAAAAAAAGTgttaaatttgtgaaaaataaataaaaagaaatggtGTTGGTGTAGGCTGCTATACAtagaaataattatatattatataaatacataaataaatactagattttattcaaaattcatattaATAAATGATTATTAGTGAAGTGGTGAGAGCTTTAATATGAATATATTGATCTTATATTCGATTTTTAAATAATACTTCTTAattctttatttaaaatttatataaatatataaaaatattataataataatattaattaaacttTATATAATATAGATATGAAATTTAAACTTAGAACACTATAGATTTTAGTGcttgaatttattattttaattaaaatttttatttggtttttataaaaaatttatatgtttt
Above is a genomic segment from Gossypium arboreum isolate Shixiya-1 chromosome 8, ASM2569848v2, whole genome shotgun sequence containing:
- the LOC108469846 gene encoding protein TOPLESS-RELATED PROTEIN 2-like; this translates as MSSLSRELVFLILQFLDEEKFKETVHKLEQESGFFFNMKHFEDQVQAGEWDEVERYLCGFTKVEDNRYSMKIFFEIRKQKYLEALDRQDRAKAVEILVKDLKVFASFNEELFKEITQLLTLDNFRQNEQLSKYGDTKSARNIMLVELKKLIEANPLFRDKLAFPAFKSSRLRTLINQSLNWQHQLCKNPRPNPDIKTLFMDHSCSPSTNGARPPPPTSSPLVGPIPKAGAFPPIGAHVPFQPVVSPSSGAIAGWISSGNPSLPHAAAVAAGPPGLVQPSNAAAFLKHPRTPSGMPGMDYQSADSDHLMKRIRTGQPDEVSFSGIAHTPNVYSQDDIPKTVVRALNQGSNVMSMDFHPHQQTILLVGTNVGDISLWEVGSRERLAHKLFKVWDISAASMPLQTALLNDAVISVNRCVWAPDGLMLGVAFSKHIVQIYQYNSTGELRSHLEIDAHVGGVNDIAFAYPNKQFCIITCGDDKTIKVWDTVGGRRLHIFEGHEAPVYSVCPHYKETIQFIFSTAIDGKIKAWLYDCLGSRVDYDAPGLWCTTMAYSADGTRLFSCGTSKDGESHLVEWNESEGAIKRTYSGFRKRSLGVVQFDTTRNRFLAAGDEFQIKFWDMDNAAMLTAVDADGGLPASPRLRFNKEGSLLAVTTSDNGIKILANSDGSRLIRMLESRGVDKSRGPSEPVNSKPLIINALGPVGNAAIPPSLERPDRVPTAVSISSLGTMDNSRLVDVKPRISDDADKIKGWRIPDIIDPSHLKVLRLSDAITAGKVVRLLYTNSGLALLALASNAVHKLWKWQRSERSPLGKATAYVAPQLWQPPSGTPMTNDINETKPAEESAACIALSKNDSYVMSASGGKVSLFNMMTFKVMTTFMSPPPEATFLAFHPQDNNIIAIGMEDSTIQIYNVRVDEVKTKLKGHQNRITGLAFSQTLNSLVSSGADAQLCVWSIDGWEKKKSRFIQAPAGRQSPLAGETKVQFHNDQTHLLVVHESQIAIYDSKLECLRSWSPKESLNAPISSAIYSCDGSLVYAGFCDGAIGVFDSDNLRLRCRIAPSAYIPSLSVSGSNGAAYAVVIAAHPSEPNQFALGMSDGAVHVIEPSQDNGSHNPSNSSNPSLTVKQPTELPSR